A single genomic interval of Armigeres subalbatus isolate Guangzhou_Male chromosome 1, GZ_Asu_2, whole genome shotgun sequence harbors:
- the LOC134209447 gene encoding tRNA (guanine-N(7)-)-methyltransferase — MDQVGVAPSSISPSAPTKLPQKRFYRQRAHSNPIADHTFDYPAHPDDYDWSQHYPTIGDRLVEFADIGCGYGGFLVTLGEMYPEKIAVGMEIRVKVSDYVMDRVLALRKLNEGQYQNIACIRTNAMKYLTNFFRKGQLEKMFFLYPDPHFKKAKHKWRIINSALLSEYSYVLRQGGLIYTITDVKDLHEWMCKHIEQHPAFVRLTDDEVKGDVLSEKLLDSSEEGKKVTRNKGDKFVAIFRKI, encoded by the exons atggaCCAAGTAGGGGTAGCGCCTTCTTCGATTTCCCCATCAGCGCCCACTAAACTTCCGCAGAAGCGGTTCTATCGGCAACGAGCGCACTCGAATCCGATCGCGGACCATACCTTTGATTA TCCAGCCCATCCAGATGATTACGACTGGTCTCAGCACTATCCCACAATAGGAGATCGCTTGGTGGAATTCGCTGACATCGGCTGCGGTTACGGTGGATTCTTGGTGACACTGGGGGAAATGTATCCTGAAAAAATTGCAGTTGGGATGGAAATACGAGTGAAAGTGTCCGACTACGTAATGGACCGGGTGCTGGCTTTGCGGAAGCTGAACGAAGGCCAATACCAAAACATTGCCTGCATCCGCACGAACGCGATGAAGTATCTGACCAATTTTTTCCGCAAGGGACAGTTGGAGAAAATGTTTTTCCTGTATCCGGATCCACACTTCAAAAAAGCCAAGCACAAATGGAGGATCATCAATTCGGCACTTCTCAGTGAGTACAGTTATGTATTGCGACAAGGAGGTTTGATTTATACAATCACAGATGTGAAAGATTTGCACGAATGGATGTGCAAGCATATCGAGCAGCATCCGGCTTTCGTACGATTAACGGATGACGAAGTGAAAGGAGATGTACTGTCGGAAAAGTTGTTGGACAGTAGCGAAGAAGGCAAAAAGGTTACCCGTAACAAAGGCGAtaaatttgttgcaatttttAGGAAAATTTGA